In Arthrobacter woluwensis, a single genomic region encodes these proteins:
- a CDS encoding copper resistance CopC family protein translates to MSSLPFLAWRNPGRRASVLTAVLVLCFAVLLAGAPKASAHDQLVSSIPSDGKRLSAAPTQVSVTFSAALMDLGYEIRVVDAASKNWAQGKPVLARETLAQPLAPDLPEGEYQVRWRVVSSDGHPISGSYSFLVGANAKVGTIPAPGLAPGTEPAAGATAPSAEAGATSESGQAAGVPGWLIAGGIGAAVGLGLFLAVRALQRLRRDDAA, encoded by the coding sequence ATGAGTTCTTTGCCATTCCTTGCATGGCGGAACCCGGGGCGTCGTGCCTCCGTGCTGACGGCCGTTCTGGTGCTGTGCTTCGCCGTTCTCCTGGCGGGCGCACCGAAGGCCTCGGCGCACGACCAACTGGTTTCGTCCATCCCGTCCGACGGCAAACGCCTGTCGGCAGCACCCACCCAGGTGTCCGTCACGTTCAGCGCGGCCCTCATGGACCTGGGCTACGAGATCCGCGTCGTCGATGCGGCCTCGAAGAACTGGGCCCAGGGGAAGCCCGTGCTCGCACGGGAGACCCTGGCCCAGCCCCTCGCGCCGGACCTTCCGGAGGGGGAGTACCAGGTCCGCTGGAGGGTCGTCTCCAGCGACGGCCACCCCATCAGCGGCAGCTATTCGTTCCTGGTCGGAGCGAACGCGAAGGTGGGCACCATTCCGGCGCCCGGACTCGCGCCGGGCACCGAACCCGCGGCCGGAGCTACCGCGCCGTCCGCTGAGGCCGGCGCCACGTCGGAATCCGGTCAGGCGGCCGGGGTCCCCGGCTGGCTGATCGCCGGCGGCATCGGCGCGGCCGTGGGCCTCGGCCTCTTCCTCGCCGTTCGGGCCCTCCAGCGCCTGCGTCGCGACGACGCCGCCTGA
- a CDS encoding copper chaperone PCu(A)C — MTTKKTLSLLSLAAAAALALSACSSGNAPAPAASSTSPAPALSISEPWVKAASSGMTAAFGTVRNGSGKDITITTVTTPASPMAELHETVMNPSGGMQMRAKEGGFTIPAGGELKLEPGANHIMLVKLAKAYRAGDEIPFELKASDGTTLSFTAQVKDFSGAKENYAPGGDSSQHSGHGGEDHSGHAQPTTSPAK; from the coding sequence ATGACCACCAAGAAGACCCTTTCCCTGCTGTCCCTCGCCGCTGCCGCTGCTCTCGCGCTCAGTGCCTGCTCCTCCGGGAACGCTCCGGCCCCGGCCGCGTCCTCGACCAGCCCGGCGCCGGCCCTCTCGATCAGCGAGCCCTGGGTGAAGGCGGCGTCCTCCGGCATGACCGCCGCGTTCGGGACCGTCCGCAACGGCAGCGGCAAGGACATCACCATCACCACCGTGACCACCCCTGCCTCGCCCATGGCCGAACTGCACGAGACCGTCATGAACCCCAGCGGCGGCATGCAGATGCGGGCCAAGGAAGGCGGGTTCACCATTCCCGCGGGCGGTGAGCTCAAGCTCGAGCCCGGCGCGAACCACATCATGCTCGTGAAGCTCGCCAAGGCGTACCGCGCCGGCGACGAGATCCCCTTCGAGCTCAAGGCCAGCGACGGCACGACCCTCAGCTTCACCGCCCAGGTCAAGGACTTCTCCGGCGCCAAGGAGAACTACGCGCCCGGTGGGGATTCGAGCCAGCACTCGGGTCACGGCGGTGAGGATCACTCCGGGCACGCGCAGCCCACGACCTCCCCGGCCAAGTGA
- a CDS encoding Dyp-type peroxidase, producing MSPRDVEPAGAPEGRPEEPTGAGSAAGSSQGVRRRNLLLGGAAAGVGALAAAGTQLVGGAPSSSVAAETPDNGAGTVPFFGPRQAGIGTAAQAHGAFVALDLKPGIVAAGVKSLLKLLTSDAARLTQGEGALADTEAELAFRPANLTVTFGFGPGLFRVAAPGRAPSWLRPLPKFGIDRLVKEYSGGDLLLQICADDPLTVAHAQRMLLKDSRSFTTVRWVQQGFRRAYGTERPGTTMRNLFGQVDGTSNPSPGSESFERVVFGDGTNRAWVENGTSLVLRRISMNLDKWDELDRSGREESVGRKLSNGAPLTGSDEHDEPDFKALNPVGFPVIADFSHLRRARPEDPSQRIFRRAFNYDVPPGGPGVSDSGLLFASFQADVDRQFVPIQKRLDDLDILNQWTTPVGSAVFAIPPGCGPDGFVGEGLFASA from the coding sequence GTGAGTCCGCGGGACGTGGAGCCGGCGGGCGCCCCTGAGGGCCGTCCGGAGGAGCCGACGGGCGCGGGTTCCGCCGCGGGATCTTCCCAGGGGGTACGACGCCGGAACCTCCTCCTCGGTGGCGCCGCGGCGGGGGTGGGGGCCCTGGCCGCCGCCGGGACGCAGCTGGTGGGCGGCGCGCCGTCGTCGTCCGTGGCGGCGGAGACGCCCGACAACGGAGCCGGCACCGTGCCCTTCTTCGGCCCGCGGCAGGCCGGGATCGGCACCGCGGCGCAGGCCCACGGCGCCTTCGTGGCTCTGGACCTGAAGCCGGGGATCGTGGCGGCGGGGGTGAAGTCCCTGCTGAAGCTGCTCACCTCCGACGCCGCGCGCCTCACGCAGGGGGAGGGCGCCCTCGCCGACACGGAGGCCGAGCTGGCGTTCCGCCCGGCGAACCTGACGGTCACGTTCGGCTTCGGGCCGGGGCTCTTCCGGGTCGCGGCGCCGGGCCGGGCGCCCTCGTGGCTCCGGCCACTGCCGAAGTTCGGCATCGACCGCCTGGTGAAGGAGTACAGCGGCGGGGATCTGCTCCTGCAGATCTGCGCCGATGACCCGCTCACGGTCGCGCACGCTCAGCGGATGCTGCTGAAGGACAGCCGGAGTTTCACCACGGTCCGGTGGGTCCAACAGGGCTTCCGGCGGGCGTACGGCACGGAGAGGCCGGGCACGACCATGCGGAATCTCTTCGGTCAGGTGGACGGGACCTCCAACCCGTCGCCCGGCAGCGAGAGCTTCGAGCGCGTCGTGTTCGGGGACGGGACCAACCGGGCTTGGGTGGAGAACGGGACGTCCCTCGTCCTCCGGCGCATCAGCATGAACCTCGACAAGTGGGACGAGCTGGACCGCTCCGGACGCGAGGAGTCGGTGGGGCGGAAACTCTCCAACGGCGCTCCGCTGACCGGGTCCGACGAGCACGACGAACCGGACTTCAAGGCCCTGAATCCGGTGGGCTTCCCCGTGATCGCGGACTTCTCCCATCTGCGCCGCGCGCGGCCGGAGGACCCGTCCCAGCGGATCTTCCGGAGGGCGTTCAACTACGACGTCCCACCTGGAGGCCCGGGGGTGTCCGATTCGGGGCTGCTGTTCGCGTCGTTCCAGGCGGATGTGGACCGGCAATTCGTGCCGATCCAGAAACGCCTGGACGATCTGGACATCCTGAATCAGTGGACGACGCCGGTGGGCTCGGCGGTCTTCGCCATCCCCCCGGGGTGCGGTCCGGACGGCTTCGTGGGGGAGGGTCTGTTCGCCTCCGCATGA